A window from Candidatus Gracilibacteria bacterium encodes these proteins:
- a CDS encoding MraY family glycosyltransferase — protein MSFSIFITAFGFTAAFAWGALRLFPRLGLMDRPERYGHKRSPIPYPGGVASFFAFLATVALAFPGVGGNAVLVSVLAGASLLAFTCFLDDRFGLSPYLRLLIQVLVAFCVVAGGVGISSITNPFGDPLVLDGLNIPFHFGNLAFTLTVFADILTVAWVVTMVNAFNWIDGVPGMANASAATASFILLLLSMRPDFHFVDQTLSIALSATILGLSLGFLIFDFPKPKMLMGDTGSMLLGFLLAVTAIISGGKIATTILVLGFPILDFVWVILRRLFKGQSPFKGDLGHFHHRLLRAGFSDRQVVILFALTGGLFGGISLLLHTEGKLIALALLAGGMLVLLTLLYAKKE, from the coding sequence ATGTCCTTCTCTATTTTCATCACCGCGTTTGGATTCACTGCTGCTTTTGCGTGGGGGGCTTTGCGGCTTTTTCCGCGATTGGGGCTTATGGATAGGCCGGAGCGGTATGGGCATAAACGATCGCCGATTCCATATCCGGGCGGGGTGGCGAGTTTTTTTGCTTTCTTGGCCACGGTGGCTTTGGCTTTCCCCGGAGTGGGAGGCAATGCGGTTTTGGTTTCGGTTTTGGCGGGAGCCAGTTTGCTGGCCTTCACCTGTTTTTTGGATGATCGCTTCGGTTTGTCTCCTTATTTGAGACTTCTTATTCAAGTGCTGGTTGCTTTTTGTGTTGTGGCAGGAGGTGTGGGCATCAGCTCCATCACCAATCCTTTTGGAGATCCCTTGGTTTTAGATGGTCTTAATATTCCCTTTCACTTTGGAAATTTGGCTTTTACGCTCACGGTTTTTGCAGACATCCTTACGGTGGCGTGGGTGGTGACTATGGTGAATGCGTTCAACTGGATTGATGGAGTCCCAGGCATGGCGAATGCCAGTGCGGCGACCGCGAGTTTTATTTTATTGCTGCTCAGCATGAGGCCCGATTTTCACTTTGTAGATCAAACGCTTTCCATTGCTCTCTCGGCCACCATTTTGGGGCTTAGCCTCGGATTTTTGATCTTTGATTTTCCAAAACCCAAGATGTTGATGGGCGACACGGGCTCCATGCTTTTGGGATTCTTATTGGCGGTTACGGCCATTATTTCCGGTGGGAAAATTGCCACCACCATTTTGGTTTTGGGCTTCCCCATTCTGGATTTTGTGTGGGTGATTTTGCGCCGTTTGTTTAAGGGTCAGTCGCCTTTTAAGGGAGACTTGGGGCATTTTCATCATCGTTTGCTGCGGGCCGGATTTTCGGATCGACAGGTGGTGATTTTATTTGCGCTCACCGGGGGACTTTTTGGCGGCATTTCTCTTTTGCTCCACACGGAGGGCAAGCTCATTGCATTGGCGCTTCTTGCGGGCGGAATGCTTGTGCTTCTCACTTTGCTTTACGCAAAAAAAGAGTAA
- the dnaG gene encoding DNA primase, giving the protein MDPVQEIKSKLSIEDIVAPFVQLKRSGKYLKACCPFHSEKTPSFYVSPERQLAYCFSCHKGGDMFQFIQDIESLDFRGALELLADKAHVDLPKFSGKQEKVSKDVKDRLKLICDDANNFFVQKLHEKGDAEKVYAYLKARGLTKESIQKFQLGFAPEGRDELYRHLLAKGHEKQDILESSLALARDSGAQEVSDRFKLRLMVPIHNAQGEVIAFGGRALKKGDQPKYLNSSEFALYNKSSVLYNLNRAKNAIREQDFVVVVEGYFDGIASDQAGVENAVATCGTALTEEQLKLIRRYTKKIAFAFDKDAAGQAALLRGVELAQPLGFELFVVEVPLGKDAADSVKEDPKLWQDAVSTKKPYLDYFLEQGLAKFDLKTAQGKRDFTDYFIAILKGTAHPIEMDHYIKELSKLVGSPSRMLYDYLNQIKSQRTHTRVKTPKEEKVKLSKRDRLSREFVALLLAFPKVFFELWKSLEHFDAFQALAESTNLIQRSDRLTAEHHRAFYSDFAQFLGEERSIYKRVLDYYNAQDTVDDLFYAGLEDGMALSTLALGAEKDFSSADEVKKEFEKLVTKLYFESLNSLPEVPSAP; this is encoded by the coding sequence ATGGATCCGGTACAAGAAATCAAATCGAAGCTTTCCATTGAGGACATTGTTGCGCCGTTTGTACAACTGAAACGCAGTGGGAAGTATTTGAAGGCGTGTTGCCCCTTCCATTCCGAAAAAACACCGAGCTTTTATGTGAGTCCCGAGCGGCAATTGGCCTACTGTTTCTCCTGCCACAAGGGAGGGGATATGTTTCAGTTTATTCAAGATATTGAGAGCCTGGATTTTAGAGGGGCCCTGGAACTTTTGGCGGATAAGGCTCATGTGGACTTGCCCAAATTCTCCGGGAAACAGGAAAAGGTTTCTAAGGATGTGAAGGACCGCTTGAAGTTGATTTGTGACGATGCGAACAATTTTTTTGTTCAAAAATTGCATGAGAAAGGGGATGCGGAAAAAGTGTATGCGTACTTAAAAGCCCGGGGCCTCACGAAGGAATCCATTCAAAAGTTCCAGCTTGGCTTTGCGCCTGAAGGGAGGGACGAGCTTTATCGCCACCTTTTGGCCAAGGGCCATGAGAAACAGGATATTTTGGAAAGTTCTTTGGCTCTGGCCCGGGATTCCGGAGCTCAAGAAGTTTCGGACCGATTCAAACTTCGGCTCATGGTTCCCATTCACAACGCGCAGGGTGAGGTGATTGCTTTTGGAGGTCGCGCGCTCAAAAAAGGGGATCAGCCCAAGTACCTCAATTCCTCTGAATTTGCGCTTTATAATAAGAGTTCGGTTCTTTACAACTTGAATCGGGCCAAAAATGCGATTCGGGAACAGGATTTTGTGGTGGTGGTGGAAGGGTACTTTGATGGCATCGCTTCCGATCAAGCGGGAGTGGAGAATGCCGTGGCCACTTGCGGGACGGCCCTTACGGAAGAACAGCTCAAGTTGATTCGTCGCTATACAAAGAAAATTGCTTTTGCTTTTGATAAAGATGCCGCGGGTCAGGCGGCGCTGCTTCGGGGGGTGGAATTGGCTCAGCCGCTTGGGTTTGAACTTTTTGTGGTGGAAGTTCCTCTTGGGAAGGATGCGGCGGATAGCGTGAAGGAAGACCCCAAGCTTTGGCAGGATGCGGTTTCCACTAAAAAACCGTATTTGGATTACTTTTTGGAACAGGGTTTGGCTAAATTTGATCTTAAAACAGCGCAAGGGAAACGAGATTTTACCGACTATTTCATCGCTATTCTCAAAGGCACCGCACATCCCATTGAAATGGATCATTATATTAAGGAACTCTCTAAGCTGGTGGGATCTCCTTCTCGGATGCTCTACGATTACTTGAATCAGATTAAATCTCAACGCACACACACGCGCGTAAAAACTCCAAAAGAGGAAAAGGTGAAACTTTCTAAACGAGACCGTTTGTCTCGGGAGTTCGTGGCCCTGCTCTTGGCCTTCCCCAAGGTGTTTTTTGAGCTTTGGAAGAGTCTGGAACATTTCGATGCTTTCCAGGCTTTGGCGGAGTCCACGAATCTTATTCAACGATCCGACAGGCTGACTGCCGAGCATCATCGTGCTTTTTATAGCGATTTTGCACAGTTTTTGGGGGAAGAACGATCTATTTACAAGAGGGTACTGGATTACTATAATGCCCAGGACACGGTGGACGACTTGTTTTATGCTGGACTTGAAGATGGAATGGCTCTGAGCACACTTGCGCTTGGCGCCGAAAAAGATTTCTCCAGTGCTGATGAGGTTAAAAAAGAGTTCGAGAAGCTCGTCACCAAGCTCTACTTTGAATCGCTCAATAGTCTCCCTGAAGTCCCCTCTGCTCCCTAA
- the greA gene encoding transcription elongation factor GreA, producing the protein MTQKSTGSKKAIVATGDEELLVTKEGLKALHEELEFLSTTRRKQVAERLKEAISYGDLSENSEYEEAKNEQAFVEGRIIELEGMIKIAKAVDEKQHSKKVVEIGAKVKISNTKKKEEMEITIVGATEADPFNGRISNESPIGTALLGSKVGDVVTVDAPVGKLEYEVLKLS; encoded by the coding sequence ATGACTCAAAAAAGTACCGGATCCAAAAAGGCCATTGTTGCCACCGGAGATGAAGAACTTCTTGTGACCAAGGAAGGTCTCAAGGCTCTCCATGAAGAATTGGAATTTTTGTCCACCACTCGCAGGAAGCAAGTGGCTGAACGGCTCAAAGAAGCCATCAGTTATGGAGATCTTTCCGAGAACTCTGAGTATGAGGAAGCTAAGAATGAGCAGGCTTTTGTGGAGGGCCGTATTATTGAGCTGGAAGGAATGATTAAGATCGCCAAGGCGGTGGATGAGAAGCAGCATTCTAAAAAAGTAGTGGAGATTGGAGCCAAGGTTAAAATTTCCAACACCAAGAAAAAAGAAGAGATGGAAATCACGATTGTGGGTGCCACCGAAGCAGATCCTTTCAACGGCCGAATCTCTAATGAGTCTCCCATTGGAACCGCTTTGCTGGGAAGCAAAGTGGGGGATGTTGTTACGGTAGACGCTCCTGTCGGAAAGTTGGAATACGAGGTGCTTAAACTCTCTTAG
- a CDS encoding CTP synthase produces the protein MPTKYIFVTGGVCSSLGKGIATASIGALLKSAGFKVFTMKLDPYLNVDPGTMSPFQHGEVFVTEDGAETDLDLGHYERFIDENLNVLSSVTTGKIYTEVLAKERRGDFLGGTIQVVPHITEAIKNRIKEAAKQSGAKVVLIEIGGTVGDIEGLPYLEAIRQMRHELGKENTLFVHLTLLPYLKASKELKTKPTQASVRELRSIGIQPDFILARADKNIPTEILKKISLFCDVEAECVIPAVTAKSIYEVPLNFNEYKITELIANKLHLGNVNPMLEDWQTLVSKIQAKREPISIALVGKYTDLDDAYLSVIESLKIACYHQDLELDLQWVDAEKLEEKDAETWEQLKAAHGILVPGGFGIRGTEGKIMAAKYAREQKVPYLGLCLGLQLMTIEYARDYLKDAELTSEEFDEDGKLDARKYVIHFLPGQHRDKEKGATLRLGAYPCMLKEGTMARRLYGKEMVMERHRHRYEINNDFVKDLEGSDWTPSGYFEEGNLVEMAELKNHPFMIGTQSHPEFLSRPHRPHPLFYGFIEAGSKVTPHAPRHGAVSIHSGQ, from the coding sequence ATGCCGACCAAGTACATCTTCGTCACAGGTGGAGTTTGTTCGAGTTTGGGGAAGGGAATCGCCACAGCTTCCATCGGCGCCCTACTCAAATCGGCAGGGTTCAAGGTCTTTACGATGAAGCTGGATCCTTATTTGAATGTGGATCCCGGCACCATGAGCCCCTTTCAACATGGAGAAGTATTTGTCACCGAAGATGGAGCTGAAACAGATTTGGACTTGGGCCACTACGAACGATTCATCGATGAAAACCTCAATGTGCTGTCCTCCGTAACCACAGGAAAAATTTATACAGAAGTCTTGGCAAAAGAACGCCGCGGAGATTTTTTGGGAGGAACCATTCAAGTGGTGCCCCACATCACCGAGGCCATCAAGAATCGCATCAAGGAAGCCGCCAAACAAAGTGGAGCCAAAGTGGTGCTTATTGAGATTGGAGGAACCGTTGGAGATATTGAAGGCCTTCCCTACTTGGAAGCCATTCGACAGATGCGCCACGAACTCGGGAAAGAGAATACGCTCTTTGTTCACCTCACTTTATTGCCTTATCTCAAAGCCTCCAAAGAACTCAAAACAAAACCCACACAAGCCTCTGTTCGCGAGCTGCGATCGATTGGTATTCAACCTGATTTCATCCTGGCTCGCGCCGACAAAAATATTCCAACTGAAATCTTAAAAAAGATTTCCCTTTTCTGTGATGTGGAAGCGGAATGTGTGATTCCCGCGGTGACCGCCAAATCCATTTACGAAGTGCCTCTCAATTTCAATGAATACAAAATCACCGAGCTCATTGCCAACAAACTGCATTTGGGAAATGTAAACCCAATGTTGGAAGACTGGCAAACCTTGGTGAGCAAAATTCAAGCCAAACGAGAACCCATCAGCATCGCCTTGGTTGGAAAATACACCGATCTCGACGACGCTTACCTTTCGGTAATTGAATCTCTAAAAATTGCGTGCTACCACCAAGATTTGGAACTGGATTTACAATGGGTGGACGCCGAAAAGTTAGAGGAAAAGGATGCAGAGACCTGGGAACAGCTGAAAGCCGCACATGGCATTCTTGTTCCGGGAGGTTTTGGAATCCGCGGAACGGAAGGGAAAATCATGGCTGCCAAATACGCCCGCGAACAGAAAGTGCCTTACCTGGGGCTTTGCCTGGGCCTGCAACTCATGACGATTGAATACGCACGGGATTACTTGAAAGATGCCGAACTCACTTCTGAAGAGTTCGATGAAGATGGCAAGCTGGATGCCCGCAAGTATGTCATTCACTTTCTACCGGGACAACATCGGGATAAAGAAAAAGGTGCCACGCTTCGCTTAGGCGCCTACCCCTGCATGCTCAAAGAAGGCACCATGGCCCGCCGCCTTTACGGAAAAGAGATGGTGATGGAAAGACACCGCCACCGTTACGAGATCAACAATGACTTTGTAAAAGATTTGGAAGGCAGTGACTGGACCCCCTCCGGATATTTTGAAGAAGGAAATCTTGTGGAAATGGCGGAGCTCAAAAATCATCCTTTCATGATAGGAACACAGTCTCATCCGGAATTTTTATCTCGTCCTCACCGACCTCATCCTCTTTTTTATGGATTCATTGAGGCCGGCTCAAAAGTAACTCCTCACGCACCACGCCATGGCGCAGTTTCAATACACAGCGGTCAATAG
- a CDS encoding prolipoprotein diacylglyceryl transferase family protein codes for MIPILYESQFVSIQTLWVFVALALLAGSYLAVQRLKRARVNFTLFIEHSGTFFLSALICSRIFYFVLHTDAYFPGFNLRTLGNFFAIWDQGFSFWGALLGFLLALTYRLYRSGENIWEWTDALIVPLLVGMSIGNAGAFLGGYAYGRPTDLFWGVRYEVYSVKYTVPVHPVQIYTILAILGVLGLKRHLGKKTTFFEREGNSTLYYSTFLSLLFFILEFFKGDDTLLILRIRLPIFFFALFFLLSGSLLLKRIKSFKSHPHESL; via the coding sequence ATGATTCCCATCCTTTACGAGTCTCAATTCGTCTCTATTCAAACCTTGTGGGTCTTTGTTGCCCTGGCTCTCTTAGCTGGAAGTTATTTGGCCGTGCAACGGCTCAAACGAGCCCGCGTGAATTTTACTCTCTTCATCGAACACAGTGGAACCTTTTTCCTCAGTGCCTTGATCTGTTCAAGAATTTTTTATTTTGTCCTGCACACCGATGCCTATTTCCCGGGATTCAACCTGAGAACACTGGGAAATTTCTTTGCGATTTGGGACCAGGGGTTTTCTTTTTGGGGAGCATTATTGGGATTCCTCTTGGCCCTGACTTACCGCCTCTACCGATCCGGAGAGAACATTTGGGAATGGACGGATGCCCTCATCGTACCCCTCCTGGTAGGAATGAGTATTGGAAATGCAGGTGCTTTTTTGGGGGGATACGCCTATGGAAGACCCACCGATCTCTTTTGGGGAGTCCGCTACGAAGTTTATAGTGTTAAATACACCGTTCCCGTGCACCCGGTACAGATCTACACTATCCTTGCAATCTTGGGAGTCCTCGGCTTAAAGAGGCATCTCGGTAAAAAAACCACCTTCTTTGAACGAGAGGGAAACTCCACCCTCTACTACTCCACTTTTCTGAGTTTACTATTTTTTATTCTTGAATTCTTCAAGGGGGATGATACACTCCTGATCTTAAGAATACGGTTGCCCATATTTTTCTTCGCACTCTTCTTCCTCTTAAGTGGTTCCCTACTCCTAAAAAGAATAAAATCCTTTAAATCTCATCCTCATGAATCCCTTTAA
- a CDS encoding S-layer homology domain-containing protein — MPNKSRKPFILIVLALVLLGALAFALVQSDWLKGRWGGSLPGTSDFEETVNSVEAYRQDALDASVAAMEAAGEATVAADANDATALAAAQADAVAAAEAAEAAATTAEALRVQAEEFHNATEAAADAAEAALSGYQASYLEAIYNRDFAKVDLEHSYYGFYNELLMSNCTYTLYPGWGGYTYHSLCSFWGEWRVEYTQTNSVDFVDCANTDRDNASGAMERGDYNSTACLEVYESSFPACDTTTSGVIPGGEDPEAWFDNECTVENLVDWDTIWATWGTIGTAEWTPEVEAYLEEHIEDYEELLLQYQTMSTMVDTSHAAYTDALAAYSELNTLRNEEGVLMEEANRAAEAARNYATQARASADAALSLSITALESACSGLAVSPSSYEMAAEDTTADFDITVGISTTAVTASIPSLSDNLKAFTLTEIVIPTDGTSVEGWTGTLRFQSSGGSGSSFFSEDGITLSNPYLLNLTEPRIVTMHFTGGSVGETITVSVDGEETNCSESFTITQADPTEPDALACTGLTVTPSSYEIPANTPTASFDMSVMTTFDYDAATSMTALSATLSIKTDGAGGFSGSNLIHSDGTSEYLYSTGPENPYLITLTENSTILSGLFSGGVSGDTITVEMLEYPTCASKFTLTGGGTTTPVEANIVESSGTTAVTEGGATDSYTVALTAAPSATMGFKITPDAQLTVTPSSLIFDATNWSVPQMVTVTAVDDSSVEGTHSGVLTHSLSIYDTDASTAVPNLTATITDNDTSPTTPTTPTETGTISVSTISGNTTEAGGTATFTMVLSKQPTADVSVGLSSSDTTEGTVSPSSVTFTTATWSTPQTITVTGVADSSDDADVAYSIITAAAISTDAAYNGVNPGDVSVTNVNSGEVIKNRNYRCTDPFTDTNGEWFADLVCRLYQASIIQGRTSTTFVPADEITRAEWIKVMVLIFGHDVDDGWEDKTGFYDVSANDWFYPYLNIAEDEDVIRTRDNGYYFYPNEPITRADAILYAVRFADQSIYDYDVEDIFEDVDNEDYFAYALAIAYGTLVDTAQEDNVRVIEGYDDDSFKPYNDILRSEAMAIAYRVSLAWGIASEDWED; from the coding sequence ATGCCCAATAAATCCCGTAAACCTTTTATCCTTATCGTCCTCGCCCTCGTCCTCCTCGGCGCCCTCGCCTTTGCCCTTGTGCAAAGCGATTGGTTGAAGGGAAGATGGGGAGGCTCTTTGCCGGGCACCTCAGATTTTGAAGAAACAGTCAATTCCGTCGAAGCGTACAGGCAAGATGCGTTAGACGCTTCCGTAGCGGCAATGGAAGCGGCCGGGGAGGCCACCGTCGCCGCCGACGCCAACGATGCTACCGCACTCGCAGCCGCGCAAGCGGATGCCGTAGCCGCCGCCGAGGCCGCCGAAGCCGCTGCCACCACTGCCGAAGCGCTCCGCGTCCAAGCGGAAGAATTTCACAATGCAACAGAAGCCGCCGCAGATGCCGCCGAAGCAGCCCTCTCTGGCTATCAAGCCTCCTACCTTGAAGCCATCTACAATAGAGACTTTGCCAAGGTGGATCTTGAACACAGCTATTATGGGTTTTACAACGAGCTATTGATGTCAAACTGCACCTATACTCTGTACCCTGGATGGGGGGGCTATACCTATCATTCATTGTGTAGCTTTTGGGGAGAGTGGAGGGTGGAATACACTCAAACAAATTCTGTAGATTTTGTAGACTGTGCAAATACAGACAGAGACAATGCAAGCGGCGCAATGGAAAGAGGAGACTACAATAGCACGGCTTGTCTTGAAGTCTATGAATCCTCTTTTCCTGCTTGTGATACCACCACCTCAGGAGTAATCCCAGGAGGGGAGGACCCAGAAGCTTGGTTCGACAACGAATGTACAGTAGAAAACTTGGTGGATTGGGACACGATCTGGGCAACATGGGGCACGATAGGCACGGCAGAGTGGACCCCAGAAGTTGAGGCATATCTTGAGGAGCACATTGAGGATTACGAGGAGCTCCTCCTTCAGTACCAAACCATGAGTACAATGGTGGATACGAGCCACGCGGCGTACACCGATGCCCTCGCTGCCTACAGCGAACTGAACACACTTCGTAACGAAGAAGGCGTATTGATGGAAGAAGCCAACAGAGCTGCGGAAGCCGCGCGAAATTATGCCACTCAAGCCCGTGCTTCTGCCGACGCCGCGCTCAGCCTCAGTATCACCGCACTCGAAAGTGCCTGTTCAGGCCTCGCGGTTTCACCCAGCTCCTATGAAATGGCGGCAGAGGACACCACTGCCGATTTCGATATCACCGTTGGGATCAGTACCACCGCGGTCACGGCGAGCATTCCCTCGCTTTCAGACAACTTGAAAGCATTCACCCTCACAGAAATAGTCATTCCAACGGATGGCACTAGTGTAGAGGGTTGGACGGGAACCCTAAGATTCCAATCCAGCGGAGGAAGTGGAAGCAGTTTCTTCAGTGAAGATGGCATAACTCTTTCCAATCCTTATCTCCTCAACTTAACGGAACCTCGCATTGTAACCATGCACTTTACTGGAGGGAGTGTCGGAGAGACCATCACTGTTTCAGTGGATGGAGAAGAAACAAATTGCAGCGAATCCTTCACTATCACCCAAGCCGATCCCACCGAACCCGACGCACTGGCTTGTACAGGACTTACCGTCACTCCCAGTTCTTACGAAATTCCTGCCAACACTCCAACGGCCAGTTTTGATATGAGTGTGATGACAACCTTTGACTACGATGCCGCAACAAGCATGACTGCACTCAGCGCCACCCTTTCCATCAAAACCGATGGAGCCGGAGGTTTTAGTGGAAGCAATTTGATTCATTCCGACGGCACCAGTGAGTACTTGTACTCCACCGGACCGGAGAATCCTTATCTCATCACCCTCACCGAAAACAGCACCATATTGAGTGGTCTCTTCAGTGGAGGCGTATCGGGAGACACCATAACCGTTGAAATGCTGGAGTATCCCACTTGCGCAAGCAAGTTCACCCTCACCGGTGGAGGAACCACAACACCAGTGGAAGCCAACATTGTTGAATCTTCCGGAACTACAGCTGTAACAGAAGGTGGAGCCACCGATTCCTACACGGTTGCACTCACTGCGGCTCCCTCCGCAACCATGGGCTTCAAGATCACCCCCGACGCTCAATTGACGGTCACTCCAAGTTCGCTCATCTTTGATGCAACAAACTGGAGCGTACCTCAAATGGTCACCGTAACGGCTGTGGACGACAGCAGTGTGGAAGGGACTCATTCCGGAGTGCTCACCCACTCTCTCAGCATTTACGACACCGACGCGAGTACCGCGGTACCCAATCTCACCGCGACCATCACCGACAACGACACCAGCCCAACAACCCCAACAACGCCAACTGAAACCGGTACCATTTCCGTTTCCACCATCTCCGGCAACACGACGGAAGCCGGTGGAACCGCCACATTCACCATGGTGCTCAGCAAGCAGCCCACAGCGGATGTCAGCGTTGGACTTTCCTCATCAGATACAACGGAAGGAACCGTATCTCCAAGTTCAGTCACATTCACCACCGCAACTTGGTCCACTCCTCAAACCATTACGGTCACCGGAGTTGCCGACAGTTCCGATGATGCGGATGTGGCTTACTCGATCATCACCGCCGCCGCCATCTCAACCGATGCGGCCTACAACGGGGTCAACCCCGGTGATGTTTCAGTGACCAATGTGAATTCTGGAGAAGTGATCAAAAATAGAAATTACCGATGTACCGATCCTTTCACCGACACCAATGGAGAATGGTTTGCAGATTTGGTCTGCCGCCTTTACCAAGCCAGCATCATTCAAGGCCGCACTTCAACCACTTTTGTTCCGGCAGACGAAATCACCCGTGCCGAATGGATCAAAGTGATGGTTTTGATCTTTGGTCATGATGTGGACGATGGGTGGGAAGACAAGACCGGCTTCTACGATGTTTCTGCCAACGATTGGTTCTACCCCTACCTCAACATTGCTGAAGATGAAGATGTGATTCGTACACGGGACAATGGATATTACTTCTACCCCAACGAACCCATCACTCGTGCCGATGCCATTCTCTACGCCGTTCGTTTCGCGGACCAAAGCATCTACGATTACGATGTTGAAGACATCTTTGAAGATGTGGATAACGAAGACTACTTCGCCTACGCCTTGGCCATTGCCTACGGAACCCTCGTGGATACCGCTCAAGAAGACAATGTCCGCGTGATTGAAGGCTATGACGACGACAGCTTCAAACCTTACAACGATATTCTCCGTAGCGAGGCCATGGCCATCGCCTACCGCGTCTCCCTCGCCTGGGGCATCGCTTCAGAAGATTGGGAGGACTAG
- the rpoD gene encoding RNA polymerase sigma factor RpoD gives MARTKKFIAHFSEENLAKYPQEVRDLIDKGRQRGFVTQQELMHALPNLEEDIEFADEVYTLLLELGIDLIDVKDEMIWGKKESEEEEPADEDLMDEELIKLAEADDLGEEFSEEVTETEEEAEERVAKKKKKDKADKDHAAAVEAAAKKKERSKKTVDLSEIANDSIRMYLCEIGKVDLLTAKEEADLARKIAKGDQSAKAKLAEANLRLVVSIAKKYIGRGLSFLDLIQEGNIGLFRAVEKFDPNRGFKFSTYATWWIRQAITRAIADQARTIRIPVHMVETINKLTHTQRRLVQELGREPLVEELAAEMDMDEKKVRHILKISQDIVSLEAPVGAEEDSKLGDFIEDDDALSPSEQTNRQLIKENIHEMLQYLSPRERKIIEMRFGLKDGIGHTLEEVGNEFGVTRERIRQIEAKVLHKLREHPKSVKIRAYFGSLGPARVLLFV, from the coding sequence ATGGCGCGAACCAAAAAGTTTATTGCTCACTTCTCTGAAGAGAATTTAGCCAAATACCCTCAAGAAGTCCGTGATTTGATCGATAAAGGTCGCCAACGCGGCTTTGTGACGCAACAGGAATTGATGCATGCTTTGCCAAACCTGGAAGAGGATATTGAATTTGCGGATGAGGTCTACACGCTGCTTTTGGAGCTTGGAATCGATTTGATTGATGTGAAGGATGAGATGATTTGGGGAAAGAAGGAATCGGAAGAAGAGGAGCCTGCGGATGAAGACTTAATGGATGAGGAATTGATTAAGCTGGCGGAAGCAGACGATCTTGGGGAAGAGTTTTCTGAAGAAGTGACGGAGACCGAAGAAGAGGCGGAAGAACGCGTGGCCAAGAAGAAGAAAAAAGATAAGGCGGATAAAGACCATGCGGCGGCTGTGGAAGCGGCAGCTAAGAAAAAAGAAAGGAGCAAAAAAACAGTGGATCTTTCGGAAATTGCGAACGATTCCATCCGTATGTATCTTTGTGAAATCGGTAAGGTGGACTTGCTCACGGCTAAAGAAGAAGCGGATTTGGCGCGAAAGATTGCTAAAGGAGATCAATCGGCCAAAGCTAAGTTGGCGGAGGCTAATCTTCGTTTAGTGGTTTCTATCGCAAAAAAATACATTGGTCGTGGACTTTCGTTCTTGGATCTTATCCAGGAGGGAAATATTGGTTTGTTCCGAGCCGTAGAGAAATTTGATCCCAATCGAGGGTTCAAGTTCTCCACTTATGCAACTTGGTGGATTCGTCAGGCCATCACTCGTGCTATTGCGGATCAAGCGCGCACCATTCGTATTCCGGTGCACATGGTGGAAACCATCAACAAGCTGACGCACACCCAACGCCGTTTGGTGCAGGAGCTTGGGCGGGAACCTCTGGTGGAAGAGCTGGCTGCGGAAATGGATATGGATGAGAAAAAGGTTCGTCATATTCTTAAAATCTCTCAGGATATTGTTTCTTTGGAGGCTCCGGTTGGGGCCGAAGAGGACAGCAAGCTTGGAGACTTTATTGAAGATGATGATGCGCTTTCTCCTTCCGAGCAGACCAACCGTCAGCTCATTAAGGAAAATATTCACGAGATGCTTCAATACCTTTCTCCACGAGAACGAAAGATTATTGAAATGCGATTTGGACTTAAAGATGGTATTGGTCACACTTTGGAAGAGGTGGGCAATGAGTTTGGAGTGACCCGAGAACGGATTCGACAGATTGAAGCCAAGGTCCTTCATAAGCTGCGTGAACACCCAAAGAGTGTTAAAATCCGCGCATATTTCTGATCCCTCGGCCCTGCCCGAGTCTTACTGTTTGTCTAA